The following are from one region of the Thermoproteus uzoniensis 768-20 genome:
- a CDS encoding glycosyltransferase family 2 protein has protein sequence MRSAPVPISVVVPTYNEADNIKPLVEALARAFAGTPYEVVIVDDGSPDGTAEIARELAKEYPVRVVSRPRRLGLSSAVVDGARAASGDVVVVMDADFQHPPELAPALAQAVLSGAELAVGTRYGRGGGIEGWSPARLLISRGAAALAKLLLPEARLLSDPESGFFATRRACLASIKPTGLYKILLDVAVQCRPSKIAEVPYVFRPRRAGRSKLGLVHVADYLAQLMRLAGWRPFKFAAVGASGIGVAEAVLYALRDVAYPAAALAAIEVSLTSNYALNKTWTFRDREMPWLKGWLKYHLANFAGIAANYALSNALVLAGTSRYLAYLLGVLAGFAANYLLSELYVFRRH, from the coding sequence ATGAGGAGCGCTCCTGTGCCGATCTCCGTCGTGGTCCCGACGTATAACGAGGCCGACAACATCAAGCCGTTGGTCGAGGCGCTGGCCAGAGCCTTCGCCGGCACGCCCTACGAGGTGGTAATCGTCGACGACGGCAGTCCCGACGGCACGGCTGAGATAGCTAGGGAGCTCGCCAAGGAGTACCCGGTCAGAGTCGTCTCTAGGCCCCGCCGCCTCGGCCTATCGAGCGCTGTGGTGGACGGCGCCAGGGCGGCCTCGGGCGATGTGGTCGTCGTAATGGACGCCGATTTCCAACATCCGCCGGAGCTGGCGCCGGCGCTGGCCCAGGCCGTGTTGTCGGGCGCGGAGCTGGCGGTGGGCACTAGGTACGGGAGAGGCGGCGGGATCGAGGGGTGGTCGCCCGCCCGCCTGCTCATATCGCGGGGGGCCGCCGCGCTGGCCAAGCTCTTGTTGCCGGAGGCAAGGCTCCTCTCAGATCCGGAGTCGGGTTTCTTCGCCACGAGGAGGGCATGTCTCGCGTCGATCAAGCCGACGGGCCTCTACAAGATACTGCTGGACGTGGCCGTCCAGTGCAGGCCTTCCAAGATAGCCGAGGTCCCGTACGTCTTCAGGCCGCGGAGGGCGGGGAGGTCTAAGCTGGGGCTGGTACACGTGGCCGACTACCTGGCCCAGCTAATGAGGCTGGCCGGCTGGAGGCCCTTTAAATTCGCCGCAGTTGGGGCCTCCGGCATAGGCGTCGCTGAGGCCGTCCTCTACGCCTTGAGGGACGTGGCGTACCCCGCCGCGGCTCTGGCGGCGATAGAGGTATCGCTCACCTCCAACTACGCCCTCAACAAGACGTGGACGTTCAGAGATAGAGAAATGCCGTGGCTGAAGGGCTGGCTCAAATACCACCTCGCGAACTTCGCCGGCATCGCCGCCAACTACGCCCTCTCGAACGCCCTGGTGCTGGCCGGCACGTCGCGCTATCTGGCCTACCTCCTCGGCGTGCTCGCCGGCTTCGCCGCCAACTACCTCCTCTCCGAGCTGTACGTGTTCAGAAGGCATTAG
- a CDS encoding ASCH domain-containing protein, with the protein MLSSRYVADLLSGKKRATVRLGIVRRDREAVIHSGGRIVAVAEVLDVRYKRVAELDDFDAELDGYSNVEELKRALRRHYRGIKDDDVVSIIVFGSVKPVDLPDDWAYGGLKPYELAELALRRLELTEEERRVLAAVAKYKSVRRAAVKLYGSVERRRAIRRLLRTVARRLSGDLRSSSR; encoded by the coding sequence ATGCTCTCGAGCCGCTACGTCGCCGATCTGCTCTCAGGCAAGAAGAGGGCCACGGTGCGGCTCGGGATTGTGAGGAGGGATAGAGAGGCCGTGATACACAGCGGGGGCCGAATAGTTGCAGTGGCCGAGGTGCTCGACGTCAGGTACAAGCGGGTGGCCGAGCTGGACGACTTCGACGCGGAGCTCGACGGGTACAGCAACGTGGAGGAGCTCAAGAGGGCGTTGAGGAGGCACTACCGCGGTATTAAGGACGACGATGTAGTCTCCATAATAGTGTTCGGCTCCGTCAAGCCCGTGGATCTGCCGGACGATTGGGCCTACGGCGGGCTGAAGCCCTACGAGCTGGCCGAGCTGGCGCTTAGGCGCCTCGAGCTGACCGAGGAGGAGAGGAGGGTCCTAGCCGCCGTCGCCAAGTACAAGAGCGTGAGGAGGGCCGCCGTCAAGCTCTACGGCTCTGTGGAGAGGAGGAGGGCCATCAGAAGGCTTTTAAGGACGGTCGCGAGGAGGCTGAGTGGGGATCTCCGCTCGTCCTCGCGATAG
- a CDS encoding CobD/CbiB family cobalamin biosynthesis protein, whose product MLEALDVPRRWRGYLVSRLIPPQIHPVSLIYKAAARLVARGRAARNAAVVASFAALTAAVFWIAQSYLSSSVWGIFLEAYLLKLSFSESQILYPCASAYRLDPCPRDVVQQFVRRDLSRADCGHVASACLETAAESLADSFVSPLFWYAIFGLPGAWVQRVVNTLDGLIGFRDWGTSGAPAAYLDTAVNWIPARIAAGLILASAYLSGLKPNLSVLGDKSVESPNARWPISAMAASLRVRLEKPGSYAVGVGDLPDRGQVQRGLELVAISVALYSAALMSALYLYGCVWGTPCLG is encoded by the coding sequence TTGCTGGAGGCGCTCGACGTGCCGAGGCGGTGGCGCGGCTATCTGGTCAGCAGGCTGATCCCGCCCCAGATACATCCCGTCTCCCTGATCTATAAAGCCGCCGCGCGCCTGGTCGCCAGAGGACGCGCCGCCAGAAACGCCGCGGTGGTGGCCTCGTTCGCCGCGTTGACGGCCGCCGTGTTTTGGATCGCCCAGTCCTACCTCTCGTCGAGCGTCTGGGGGATCTTCTTGGAGGCCTACCTCCTCAAGCTCTCGTTCTCAGAGAGCCAGATACTCTACCCCTGCGCCTCCGCGTACAGGCTGGACCCCTGCCCTAGGGACGTCGTCCAGCAGTTCGTGAGACGCGACCTCTCCCGGGCAGACTGCGGCCACGTAGCCTCCGCATGTCTCGAGACGGCCGCGGAGTCGCTTGCAGACTCGTTCGTGTCGCCGCTCTTCTGGTACGCCATCTTCGGCCTCCCCGGCGCCTGGGTCCAAAGAGTCGTCAACACCCTCGACGGCTTGATCGGCTTTAGGGACTGGGGAACATCAGGCGCGCCAGCCGCCTATCTCGACACCGCCGTGAACTGGATACCGGCGAGGATCGCCGCCGGGCTCATACTCGCGTCGGCGTATCTGTCCGGCCTCAAGCCGAATCTGTCCGTCCTAGGCGATAAGTCGGTTGAGAGCCCCAACGCGAGATGGCCTATCTCGGCCATGGCCGCGTCGCTCCGCGTCAGGCTGGAGAAGCCGGGCTCCTACGCCGTCGGCGTCGGCGATCTGCCTGACCGGGGACAAGTGCAGCGGGGTCTCGAGCTGGTGGCCATATCCGTGGCGCTCTACTCGGCGGCGCTTATGTCGGCTCTATATTTATATGGGTGTGTTTGGGGGACGCCATGCCTAGGATAG
- a CDS encoding RAD55 family ATPase, with product MSAGLELRGVTAIVGEPGTGKTSLCMRMAHEALRAGKRVLWVSLYEGKDLFLQEAAGLGYKLEGVDFWEAVMAEPEAFWNRLLDYVAERRPDVLVLDSVTPLVEGVGGRSLMLNALYRVLRPSSIDVFMTVEVDTPPFVLYTADNVVRLFLERTEEGVPERKMCIDKARGLPGGYCRQFDIISSAGLVFFDELKPVPGRPAEVRTGTALDELVGGSFLGNTLLLGPVGSGKTRLAVKIAAAAAANGYKVVYRSFAEEPWQIKELAKEYGADFEVMAMRVKPPTYGTHVYEFYRLINEARPDLLVSDGLDVEFRVYGEKAFELNMRMLSALKEAGVAFVGTMAKSYGLANYVDNVLRLRRAKEGVVVEAVKSFRKPKRIRCILTERLDCS from the coding sequence ATGAGTGCCGGCCTGGAGCTGAGGGGGGTGACCGCCATAGTCGGCGAGCCCGGCACAGGCAAGACGAGTCTGTGCATGAGGATGGCGCACGAGGCGCTACGCGCTGGCAAGAGGGTGCTGTGGGTTTCGCTGTATGAGGGGAAGGATCTGTTCCTCCAAGAGGCCGCCGGGCTGGGCTACAAGCTGGAGGGCGTTGATTTCTGGGAGGCGGTGATGGCGGAGCCCGAGGCTTTCTGGAACAGGTTGCTGGATTATGTGGCCGAGCGTAGGCCGGACGTCTTGGTGCTGGACTCAGTCACGCCTCTGGTGGAGGGAGTCGGCGGCAGGTCGTTGATGCTGAACGCCCTATATAGGGTCCTGCGCCCGTCCTCCATCGACGTCTTCATGACAGTGGAGGTGGACACGCCCCCCTTCGTGCTCTACACAGCCGACAACGTCGTGAGGCTGTTTCTGGAAAGGACCGAGGAGGGGGTGCCGGAGAGGAAGATGTGTATAGATAAGGCCAGGGGCCTGCCCGGGGGGTACTGCAGACAGTTCGACATAATTAGCTCGGCCGGCTTGGTGTTCTTCGACGAGCTGAAGCCGGTGCCGGGGAGGCCGGCCGAGGTGCGCACAGGCACGGCCCTCGACGAGCTGGTGGGAGGCTCGTTTCTTGGCAACACATTGTTGTTGGGCCCGGTCGGCTCCGGCAAGACCAGGCTGGCGGTCAAGATAGCCGCCGCGGCGGCCGCCAACGGCTATAAAGTCGTATACAGATCCTTCGCCGAGGAGCCCTGGCAGATAAAGGAGCTGGCGAAGGAGTACGGGGCGGACTTCGAGGTGATGGCTATGAGGGTCAAGCCGCCTACGTACGGCACCCACGTCTACGAGTTCTACAGGCTGATAAACGAGGCGAGGCCCGACCTATTAGTGTCCGACGGCCTCGACGTGGAGTTCAGAGTCTATGGCGAAAAGGCCTTCGAGCTCAATATGAGAATGTTGTCGGCTCTGAAGGAGGCCGGCGTTGCCTTCGTCGGGACTATGGCCAAGTCGTACGGCCTCGCCAACTACGTCGACAACGTGTTGAGGCTGAGGCGCGCCAAGGAGGGCGTAGTCGTCGAGGCCGTCAAGTCGTTTAGGAAGCCCAAGAGGATCCGTTGCATCCTCACCGAGAGGCTCGACTGCTCCTAG
- the malQ gene encoding 4-alpha-glucanotransferase: protein MLRGAGILLPLFSLPGPHGIGDMGPAAYRFVEFLRDAGQTYWQLLPLNPVLPEYDNSPYSSTSSFAGEPAYISLELLAEQGVLRRSASAEFGAGRADYEAARAYKVKIIAEAERPKDLDEFVGRNEWLEDYALYSALREYFGRPWVEWPRELRDRDPAALRQWREKLRRRIELEYLLQYFFWTQWRELKRHANSLGIFLIGDLPIYLSLDSADVWAHRELFKLDAEGRPLYVAGVPPDYFSPTGQLWGNPVYDWDAMRKEGFRWWLDRLRYTLSVFDYVRLDHFRGYAAYWEVPAGEKTAVNGRWVPAPGGELLERARDELGGLKIIAEDLGYITPDVVELRDRFGLPGMRVLQFAWDGNPANEHKPHNHVKNSVVYTGTHDNNTIVGWFFREASPKARREALEYMGRRSAKDIHWAFIRLAYFSVADVAVVPMQDFMGLGPEARINRPGTRGGNWVWRMTELPGRALARRIRRLARLYGR from the coding sequence ATGCTGAGGGGGGCGGGGATCCTTCTGCCTCTGTTCTCCCTCCCGGGCCCCCACGGGATCGGCGACATGGGGCCCGCCGCGTACCGATTCGTGGAGTTCTTGAGGGATGCCGGCCAGACGTATTGGCAGCTGTTGCCCCTAAACCCCGTGTTGCCGGAGTACGACAACTCGCCCTACAGCTCCACCTCGTCCTTCGCCGGGGAGCCGGCGTACATAAGCCTGGAGCTCCTGGCGGAGCAAGGCGTGTTGAGGAGATCCGCCTCGGCGGAATTCGGGGCGGGCCGCGCCGATTACGAAGCCGCGCGGGCCTACAAGGTCAAGATAATCGCCGAGGCGGAGAGGCCGAAGGACCTCGACGAGTTCGTGGGGAGGAACGAGTGGCTTGAGGACTACGCCCTCTACTCGGCGTTGAGGGAGTACTTCGGACGGCCTTGGGTGGAGTGGCCGAGGGAGCTGAGGGATAGAGATCCGGCGGCCTTGAGGCAGTGGCGCGAGAAGTTGCGGAGGAGGATAGAGCTTGAGTACCTCCTCCAGTACTTCTTCTGGACGCAGTGGCGCGAGCTGAAGCGGCACGCCAACTCGCTGGGCATCTTCCTCATAGGCGACCTCCCGATATACCTGAGCCTCGACAGCGCCGACGTGTGGGCCCACAGAGAGCTGTTCAAGCTCGACGCGGAGGGCCGGCCCCTATACGTGGCGGGGGTGCCGCCCGACTACTTCTCGCCCACCGGCCAGCTGTGGGGCAACCCCGTCTACGATTGGGACGCCATGAGGAAGGAGGGGTTTAGGTGGTGGCTCGACAGACTGAGGTACACGCTCTCGGTCTTCGACTACGTCAGGCTCGACCACTTCCGCGGCTATGCCGCCTACTGGGAGGTGCCGGCCGGCGAGAAGACTGCTGTGAACGGCCGCTGGGTCCCCGCTCCGGGCGGGGAGCTCCTGGAAAGGGCGAGGGATGAGCTGGGCGGGCTCAAGATAATCGCGGAGGATCTCGGCTACATAACGCCCGACGTGGTGGAGCTGAGAGACCGCTTCGGGTTGCCGGGCATGAGGGTGCTGCAGTTCGCCTGGGATGGCAACCCGGCGAACGAGCACAAGCCCCATAACCACGTCAAGAACTCGGTCGTCTACACGGGCACCCACGACAACAACACGATAGTGGGCTGGTTCTTCCGCGAGGCGTCCCCCAAGGCGAGGAGGGAGGCGTTGGAGTACATGGGCAGACGCTCCGCCAAGGATATACACTGGGCCTTCATAAGGCTGGCGTACTTCTCGGTGGCCGACGTGGCCGTCGTGCCTATGCAGGACTTCATGGGGCTTGGGCCAGAAGCGCGTATAAATAGGCCGGGAACTAGAGGCGGAAACTGGGTCTGGAGGATGACAGAGCTCCCCGGGCGGGCGTTGGCCAGGCGGATAAGGCGGCTGGCCCGGCTCTACGGCCGTTGA
- a CDS encoding phospholipase D-like domain-containing protein — protein sequence MRLAAALILFVPIVAAQALNLCPNAVVVGPQNSTAILGYISKAQKAVYIEAYALTWRELAQTLASLAQRGVQVYVVLSGNVYGGIPTTEKQLVDYLKNNGVNVAYNYDFKFVHSKAFVVDNKTVIIGSINPTYSGVTSDLGLAVVVQNSTLAREIAAVILNDFNGVYPSYNYTGVVISPINSYRYLSWLLQQRGKAYAAVEEIYESSGLADALMSKAALALARVTDVPGVQTVDGLTAKVIVVGDYVYVGSINLSGNSIRNNRELGLLLRCPSLAAAAIGLIKQWAGTAATRPASTTTYRSSATASTTPAAQIGAPQLSNLLALLLAILLALAILSAGGRRRRKRKA from the coding sequence ATGAGGTTGGCGGCGGCGTTGATCTTGTTCGTCCCGATAGTCGCGGCACAGGCGCTCAACCTATGCCCCAACGCCGTCGTAGTTGGTCCGCAGAACTCAACAGCAATATTGGGATATATCTCGAAGGCCCAGAAAGCGGTCTACATAGAAGCCTATGCCCTCACCTGGCGGGAGCTGGCCCAGACGTTGGCCTCGCTGGCGCAGAGAGGGGTGCAAGTCTACGTGGTCTTGTCGGGCAACGTCTACGGCGGGATCCCGACAACGGAGAAGCAGTTGGTGGATTACCTCAAGAACAACGGCGTCAACGTCGCATACAACTACGACTTCAAGTTCGTCCACTCCAAGGCCTTCGTGGTGGACAACAAGACGGTGATAATAGGGTCCATAAACCCCACCTACTCCGGCGTGACGAGCGACTTGGGGCTCGCCGTCGTCGTCCAGAACTCCACGTTGGCCCGGGAGATAGCGGCCGTGATACTGAACGACTTCAACGGCGTGTACCCCAGCTACAACTACACCGGCGTGGTGATATCGCCGATTAACTCCTACCGATATCTGAGCTGGTTGCTCCAGCAGAGGGGCAAGGCCTACGCGGCCGTCGAGGAGATCTACGAAAGCTCCGGGCTGGCCGACGCCTTAATGTCGAAAGCCGCCTTGGCTCTGGCCAGGGTCACCGACGTCCCGGGAGTACAGACGGTGGACGGTCTAACGGCGAAGGTCATCGTAGTGGGCGACTACGTCTACGTGGGATCTATAAACTTGAGCGGGAACTCCATAAGGAACAATAGAGAGCTGGGCCTCCTGCTCCGTTGCCCTAGCCTCGCCGCCGCGGCGATCGGGCTCATAAAACAGTGGGCCGGGACAGCCGCGACGCGGCCGGCCAGCACGACGACGTACAGATCCTCGGCGACGGCCTCGACGACGCCGGCCGCACAGATCGGCGCGCCGCAACTCTCCAATCTGTTGGCCCTACTCCTAGCGATCCTCCTGGCTCTCGCGATACTCTCAGCGGGGGGCAGGAGAAGGAGGAAAAGAAAGGCCTAG
- a CDS encoding UbiD family decarboxylase — protein MEDLREFLEALEARGQLRRVSAELSPELEIPEAIRQAAYRKGPALLFEKVKGHPGWRVAGNLFTLDRIKLALGVERLEEVGERLLAPLSAPPPTTFLEKLKAFAEAASLGRYMPKLVRGGPVKEVAADPDLTSLPAFRSWPKDAGRYITYGLFITRDARGVTNIGVYRIQILNKTEAVVHAQIHKRAAELFSSSEGCVDAAIAIGGDPALMLSGMMPTPYPLDEYLFAGVVKGDGVEVTKGVATDLLIPARAEAVVEGCVDVRDLRKEGPFGDHYGVYDRGGLYPVFKAKALLRREDPIYYGTVVGKPPLEDAWMGKAVERIFLPVLRFLVPEIVDLNLPEHGLYQGVAIVSIRKRYPGQAKKVMAALWGLGHMMSLTKIVIVVDHDVDVHDLNQVVFALAQRVDPQRDVVVVPGAHVDVLDTGSPVPGYGSKLGIDATRKLPEEYGGEQWPEEVEPDPDVAKKISDVLRSVLQ, from the coding sequence ATGGAAGACCTCAGAGAGTTCCTCGAGGCGTTGGAGGCGCGGGGCCAGCTGAGGAGGGTGTCGGCCGAGCTCTCGCCGGAGCTGGAGATCCCGGAGGCCATAAGGCAGGCCGCATACAGGAAGGGCCCCGCCCTCTTGTTCGAGAAGGTCAAGGGGCATCCAGGCTGGCGGGTGGCCGGAAACCTCTTCACTCTGGACAGAATAAAGCTGGCGCTCGGCGTCGAGAGGCTGGAGGAGGTGGGCGAAAGGCTTCTGGCCCCCCTCTCGGCGCCTCCGCCCACCACGTTCCTGGAAAAGCTCAAGGCGTTCGCCGAGGCGGCCTCGTTGGGCAGATACATGCCGAAGCTGGTCAGAGGCGGCCCCGTCAAGGAGGTGGCGGCCGACCCAGACTTGACCTCGCTCCCGGCGTTTAGGTCTTGGCCGAAGGACGCGGGGCGCTACATCACCTACGGGCTGTTCATCACGAGGGACGCGAGGGGGGTAACGAACATAGGGGTCTACAGGATACAGATACTGAACAAGACGGAGGCCGTGGTCCACGCCCAGATACACAAGAGGGCGGCGGAGCTGTTCTCCAGCTCCGAGGGCTGCGTCGACGCGGCCATAGCCATAGGCGGAGACCCCGCCTTAATGCTCAGCGGCATGATGCCGACCCCCTACCCGCTGGACGAGTACCTGTTCGCCGGCGTCGTCAAGGGCGACGGAGTCGAGGTGACGAAGGGCGTCGCGACGGATCTCTTGATACCCGCGAGGGCCGAGGCCGTCGTCGAGGGTTGCGTCGACGTGAGGGACCTACGCAAGGAGGGGCCCTTCGGCGACCACTACGGCGTGTACGACAGAGGAGGCCTCTACCCAGTCTTCAAGGCCAAGGCCCTCCTCCGGAGGGAGGACCCTATATACTACGGCACGGTCGTGGGGAAGCCTCCGCTGGAGGACGCCTGGATGGGGAAGGCGGTGGAGAGGATATTCCTCCCCGTGTTGAGGTTCCTGGTGCCCGAGATAGTCGACCTGAATCTGCCCGAGCACGGGCTCTACCAAGGCGTCGCCATAGTGTCCATCAGGAAGAGGTATCCGGGGCAGGCCAAGAAGGTGATGGCCGCCCTCTGGGGCCTCGGCCACATGATGTCGCTGACCAAGATAGTCATCGTTGTGGACCACGACGTGGACGTCCACGACTTGAACCAAGTCGTCTTCGCCTTAGCCCAACGAGTCGATCCCCAGAGAGACGTGGTGGTCGTGCCGGGCGCCCACGTGGACGTGTTGGACACAGGCTCGCCGGTGCCCGGCTACGGCTCCAAGCTCGGCATAGACGCCACGCGGAAGCTCCCGGAGGAATACGGCGGAGAGCAGTGGCCGGAGGAGGTGGAGCCGGACCCCGATGTGGCTAAAAAGATCTCCGATGTGCTGAGGTCCGTGCTTCAGTAG
- a CDS encoding UbiA-like polyprenyltransferase → MRWDPEAASSALWRYLKFVRIEHTLFALPMAYAAALEASGGSLTLWQAVWIAAAFVGLRIAGMSYNNIADREIDALNPRTKGRMLVTGAVSLRGAYATFAVGVALFELSAAMLGPWPLYLSLPYLAVTVTYPYAKRLHCLPHLHLGAVYALVPLGASIAVYSNDIRVAVLHTPWLLVLGSALWVAGFDTFYSKMDLDFDRRMGLGSIPACYGERAARASWVFLLVASAALYLWNYLSLGGGLPGLALTALGSAVEVWSAITALDEKRIPEAFNANLSVGLLIAAGVLANYLL, encoded by the coding sequence GTGAGGTGGGATCCCGAGGCGGCCAGCTCGGCCCTCTGGCGGTACCTCAAGTTCGTGCGGATAGAGCACACCCTCTTCGCGCTCCCTATGGCCTACGCCGCCGCGTTGGAGGCCTCCGGCGGCTCCTTGACCCTATGGCAAGCCGTCTGGATAGCGGCGGCCTTCGTCGGGCTGAGGATAGCCGGGATGTCTTACAACAACATCGCCGACCGCGAAATAGACGCCTTGAATCCGAGGACCAAGGGCAGGATGCTGGTGACGGGCGCCGTCAGTCTAAGAGGCGCCTACGCGACCTTCGCCGTAGGAGTCGCGCTCTTCGAGCTGTCGGCCGCCATGCTGGGCCCGTGGCCTCTCTACCTCAGCCTCCCCTATCTCGCCGTGACGGTGACCTACCCCTACGCGAAGCGCCTCCACTGCCTCCCGCACCTACACCTAGGCGCCGTCTACGCGTTGGTGCCGTTGGGCGCATCTATAGCCGTATATAGCAACGACATACGCGTTGCCGTATTGCACACGCCGTGGTTGCTGGTGCTGGGATCGGCCCTCTGGGTCGCCGGATTCGACACTTTCTACTCGAAAATGGATCTGGATTTCGACAGGAGGATGGGGCTGGGGAGCATACCCGCCTGCTACGGCGAGCGCGCGGCGAGGGCCTCGTGGGTCTTTCTGTTGGTCGCATCGGCCGCGCTGTATCTGTGGAACTACTTGTCGCTAGGCGGCGGCTTGCCCGGCCTCGCGTTGACGGCCTTGGGATCCGCCGTAGAGGTGTGGTCGGCCATAACGGCGCTGGACGAGAAAAGGATACCCGAGGCGTTCAACGCCAATCTGTCGGTCGGACTGCTCATCGCGGCAGGGGTATTGGCTAACTATCTTCTGTAG
- a CDS encoding radical SAM protein has product MRVAIVDGYTDEPAGLGVPPYIDVYPRYIAGAVKMADPGNEVSYFTIDSLRRDWPASLRALAGFDMVVVVAGVTTPGKYLGGTPISYDELLDIGRLEGPVKILGGPVARYGYGIEGGTAAIPPGRFKRYYDIVATGDVDLVVYEALKFGVEKARPSATHEGYELVDQFAVRGAFVVQQHPNFGVNLVAEIETYSGCPRYVSGGCSFCTTVAYGAVEFRSPEAVAREVEALYKAGVVHFRLGRQADFYAYMAEDTGKVDLPRPNTAAVERLLAGVRNAAPGLETLHIDNVNPGTVARWPKESAEVTRLLLKYGTPGNVAAMGVETADPKVVKANNLKAMPDEALEAVRLISRMGAVRGPNGMPWLLPGLNFVLGLPGETKETYELNKEFLRKILDEGLLVRRVNIRQVLVFPGTRLWPVARRLEARLREKKRLVHAFKRWVRENFDRPMLERIVPRGTVLKGAVAEQNYGGGTYARQPGSYPLLIYLPLRIPPGTKLDVVVVEHGFRSVLGIPHPPPAGSRRMARYLRKLNGASGPPPS; this is encoded by the coding sequence GTGCGCGTGGCCATAGTCGACGGCTATACTGACGAGCCCGCCGGCTTGGGAGTGCCGCCCTATATCGACGTATATCCCCGCTACATCGCCGGGGCCGTCAAGATGGCCGACCCTGGGAACGAGGTGAGCTACTTCACGATAGATTCGCTGAGGAGGGACTGGCCCGCCTCGCTCAGAGCGCTCGCCGGCTTCGACATGGTAGTCGTCGTGGCGGGCGTGACGACTCCCGGCAAGTATCTGGGCGGGACGCCGATATCCTACGACGAGTTGCTCGACATAGGGAGGCTAGAGGGGCCCGTCAAGATATTGGGCGGGCCGGTGGCTCGCTACGGCTACGGTATAGAGGGCGGCACCGCGGCGATTCCGCCCGGCCGATTCAAGCGCTATTACGACATAGTGGCCACGGGCGATGTGGACCTAGTCGTCTACGAGGCGCTTAAGTTCGGCGTAGAGAAGGCGCGCCCCTCCGCCACTCATGAGGGGTACGAGCTGGTGGACCAGTTCGCGGTCCGCGGCGCCTTCGTGGTACAGCAACACCCGAACTTCGGCGTCAACCTCGTAGCCGAGATAGAGACATACAGCGGATGTCCCCGCTACGTCTCAGGCGGCTGTTCTTTCTGCACCACAGTGGCCTACGGCGCCGTGGAGTTCAGATCGCCCGAGGCCGTGGCTCGGGAAGTCGAGGCGCTCTACAAAGCCGGCGTGGTGCACTTCAGGCTGGGGAGGCAAGCCGACTTCTACGCCTATATGGCCGAGGATACCGGGAAGGTAGATCTGCCTCGGCCCAACACGGCCGCCGTGGAGCGCCTGCTGGCGGGCGTGAGGAACGCCGCGCCGGGCCTAGAGACCCTGCATATAGACAACGTAAACCCGGGCACCGTCGCCAGGTGGCCGAAGGAGTCCGCCGAGGTGACGCGGCTGTTGTTGAAGTACGGGACCCCGGGCAACGTGGCTGCTATGGGCGTGGAGACCGCAGATCCCAAGGTGGTCAAGGCCAACAACCTCAAGGCGATGCCCGACGAGGCCCTCGAGGCGGTGCGGCTTATAAGCAGGATGGGCGCGGTGAGGGGGCCCAACGGCATGCCCTGGCTGTTGCCCGGCCTAAACTTCGTGCTGGGCCTCCCCGGCGAGACAAAGGAGACCTACGAGCTCAACAAGGAGTTCTTGAGGAAGATCTTGGACGAGGGCTTGTTAGTGCGGCGAGTCAACATACGGCAAGTCCTCGTCTTCCCCGGCACCAGGCTCTGGCCCGTGGCGAGGAGGCTGGAGGCGAGGCTGAGGGAAAAGAAGAGGCTGGTACACGCCTTCAAACGTTGGGTCAGAGAGAACTTCGATAGGCCTATGCTGGAGAGGATAGTGCCTAGAGGGACCGTCTTGAAAGGCGCCGTCGCGGAGCAGAACTACGGCGGCGGGACATACGCCAGACAGCCCGGCTCCTACCCACTGTTGATCTATCTGCCTCTCCGCATACCTCCCGGGACGAAGCTAGACGTTGTGGTGGTGGAGCACGGGTTCAGAAGCGTCCTGGGCATCCCACACCCGCCGCCGGCCGGCTCAAGGCGGATGGCTAGATACCTTAGGAAGCTCAACGGCGCCTCCGGCCCGCCTCCCTCCTAG
- a CDS encoding type II toxin-antitoxin system VapC family toxin, producing the protein MRLVVDASVVVKWALPEPHHQEARRLRDDHLAGRVRAAAPPCLWLEVASALRKYVIRGIIGRDKAVEALRLLHQTDIEIIDVEPARVLETALRLGVTVYDAAYISLAESLGVDFYTADEKLLGRTNAKHITQYKRPRG; encoded by the coding sequence GTGAGGCTCGTAGTTGACGCCTCGGTAGTCGTCAAGTGGGCGCTTCCCGAGCCCCACCACCAGGAGGCGAGGAGGCTGAGAGACGACCACCTGGCTGGCAGAGTGAGGGCCGCCGCTCCGCCGTGTCTATGGCTCGAGGTGGCCAGCGCCCTGCGGAAATACGTAATCAGAGGGATAATCGGCAGAGACAAGGCGGTGGAGGCGCTTAGGCTCCTCCACCAGACAGACATCGAGATAATCGACGTCGAGCCGGCGCGGGTGCTAGAAACGGCGCTGAGGCTAGGAGTCACAGTTTACGATGCGGCGTACATATCACTGGCGGAGTCCCTCGGCGTCGACTTCTACACAGCAGACGAGAAGCTACTAGGCCGCACCAACGCGAAGCACATCACGCAGTACAAAAGGCCAAGGGGGTGA